Proteins from a single region of Fusobacterium gonidiaformans ATCC 25563:
- a CDS encoding branched-chain amino acid ABC transporter permease encodes MEFLLQIINGLQIGSIYALVSLGYTMVYGIAQLINFAHGDIIMVGAYTSLFSIPIFQKMGLPIWATIFPAMIICALLGMLTEKIAYRPLRNSPRISNLITAIGVSLFLENIFMKLFTPNTRAFPKVFSQVSIHLFGISFNYGSVITILLTLTLSIALHLFMKNTKYGKAMLATSEDYGAATLVGINVNFTIQLTFAIGSALAAIASVLYVSAYPQVQPLMGSMLGIKAFIAAVLGGIGILPGAVIGGFILGIIESLTRAYLSSQLADAFVFGILIIVLLVKPTGILGKNIKEKV; translated from the coding sequence ATGGAATTTTTATTACAGATTATTAACGGACTACAAATAGGTAGCATTTATGCCTTGGTATCTTTGGGCTATACCATGGTCTATGGAATTGCTCAACTCATCAATTTCGCCCACGGAGATATTATTATGGTCGGTGCCTATACTTCTCTTTTCAGTATTCCCATCTTTCAAAAGATGGGACTTCCTATTTGGGCAACTATCTTCCCTGCTATGATAATTTGTGCCCTATTGGGAATGTTAACAGAAAAAATAGCATATCGTCCTCTACGAAATTCTCCTAGGATCTCAAATCTAATTACAGCCATTGGTGTCAGTCTATTCTTAGAAAATATTTTTATGAAACTATTTACTCCTAATACAAGAGCATTTCCTAAGGTATTTTCTCAAGTTTCTATTCATTTATTCGGGATTTCTTTTAACTATGGAAGTGTTATCACTATTTTGCTAACTTTAACTCTTTCGATTGCTTTGCATCTTTTCATGAAAAATACAAAATATGGAAAAGCAATGTTAGCTACAAGTGAAGATTATGGAGCGGCTACTTTAGTTGGAATTAATGTCAATTTTACAATTCAATTAACTTTTGCTATTGGAAGTGCTTTAGCTGCTATTGCCTCCGTACTATATGTATCTGCTTATCCACAAGTCCAACCTTTAATGGGATCCATGTTAGGGATTAAAGCTTTTATTGCAGCAGTGCTGGGAGGTATTGGAATTCTTCCCGGAGCAGTCATTGGTGGATTTATTCTAGGAATTATTGAAAGTTTGACAAGAGCATATTTATCTTCACAATTAGCTGATGCTTTTGTATTTGGAATTTTAATTATTGTATTATTAGTAAAACCTACAGGAATTTTAGGAAAAAATATAAAGGAGAAGGTGTAA
- the ribE gene encoding riboflavin synthase codes for MFTGLVEEMGRVLSITEGNHSMQIKIQCKKVLEGAKLGDSIATNGTCLTAVEIGKDYFVADCMHETMKRTNLHRLKKSDFVNLEKSITLSTPLGGHLVTGDVDCEGKITNIRQDGIAKIYTVELPKYYMKYVVEKGRVTLDGASLTVMELGDSSLGVSLIPHSQEMIILGKKKVGDYINIETDLIGKYVEKLLSFPKQEEKKSKLSLDFLAENGF; via the coding sequence ATGTTTACAGGTTTGGTAGAAGAAATGGGAAGAGTTCTTTCGATTACAGAAGGAAATCATTCTATGCAGATAAAAATACAATGTAAAAAAGTATTAGAGGGAGCAAAATTAGGAGATAGTATCGCTACGAATGGAACTTGTTTAACAGCCGTAGAAATTGGGAAAGATTATTTTGTAGCAGATTGTATGCATGAAACAATGAAACGAACAAATCTACATCGTTTAAAAAAATCTGATTTTGTCAATTTAGAAAAATCTATTACCTTATCGACTCCTCTAGGAGGGCATTTGGTAACTGGTGATGTGGACTGTGAAGGAAAAATTACTAATATAAGGCAAGATGGAATTGCTAAAATTTATACCGTAGAACTTCCAAAATACTATATGAAGTATGTAGTGGAAAAAGGGAGAGTTACTTTAGATGGAGCAAGTTTGACTGTGATGGAATTAGGAGATAGTAGTCTGGGAGTTTCTTTAATTCCACATAGTCAGGAAATGATTATTTTAGGAAAGAAGAAAGTAGGAGATTATATCAATATTGAGACAGATTTAATTGGGAAATATGTAGAGAAACTTCTTTCTTTTCCAAAACAGGAAGAAAAAAAATCGAAACTAAGTTTGGATTTTTTAGCAGAAAATGGATTTTAA
- a CDS encoding ABC transporter ATP-binding protein, whose translation METINKNAILSAHNISIQFGALKAVSDFNLEIYPGDLVGLIGPNGAGKTTVFNVLTGVYPASSGEYHFNGNLIKNSSTSKLVTQGLARTFQNIRLFKYLSVLDNVMVAHNFSMKYGIFSGMLRLPSCWKEEKEIRKKSMNLLKIFHLDKFANQAAGNLPYGEQRKLEIARAMATNPKLLLLDEPAAGMNPTETEELMKTIKFIRDTFGIAILLIEHDMKLVLGICEKLVVLDHGTIIASGNPQEVINNPQVVTAYLGQDNTEEEE comes from the coding sequence ATGGAAACCATCAATAAGAATGCTATTTTATCTGCACATAATATTTCCATCCAATTCGGTGCTCTAAAAGCAGTTTCTGATTTTAACTTAGAAATATATCCCGGAGATTTAGTTGGACTGATTGGTCCGAATGGAGCTGGAAAAACAACTGTTTTCAACGTATTGACCGGAGTGTATCCTGCAAGTTCCGGCGAATATCACTTCAATGGAAATCTTATAAAAAATTCTTCTACCTCAAAATTAGTAACACAAGGATTGGCAAGAACCTTTCAAAATATCCGTCTCTTTAAATATCTAAGTGTCTTAGATAACGTTATGGTAGCACATAATTTTTCCATGAAATATGGAATTTTTTCTGGAATGTTACGTTTACCTTCCTGTTGGAAAGAAGAAAAAGAAATACGTAAAAAATCTATGAATTTATTAAAAATCTTTCATTTAGATAAATTTGCGAATCAAGCAGCAGGAAATCTTCCTTATGGAGAACAAAGAAAGTTAGAAATTGCTAGAGCCATGGCAACAAATCCCAAATTACTTCTACTTGATGAACCTGCTGCCGGAATGAATCCGACAGAAACAGAGGAGCTTATGAAAACCATTAAATTTATTCGGGATACTTTTGGAATTGCAATTTTACTGATCGAGCATGATATGAAATTAGTTTTAGGAATTTGTGAAAAATTAGTTGTCTTAGATCATGGAACTATTATTGCAAGTGGAAATCCACAAGAAGTCATTAACAATCCTCAAGTAGTGACAGCTTATTTAGGTCAAGATAACACAGAAGAAGAGGAGTAA
- a CDS encoding ABC transporter ATP-binding protein → MSSILKIENLHVFYDNIHALKGISLEVHEGEIVSLIGANGAGKTTTLQTISGLIQAKQGTIHFRDKDIMKQKPEQICKLGIAQVPEGRRIFSRLPVKDNLKLGQYIIKDSGENKEKDRAQFYSIFPRMSERKNQLAGTLSGGEQQMLAMGRAIMSRPKLLILDEPSMGLSPLFVKEIFNVIKKLNEMGTTILLVEQNAKMALSISDRAYVIETGKITLEGNAKELLKNPEVKKAYLGA, encoded by the coding sequence ATGTCATCAATCTTAAAAATTGAAAATTTGCATGTTTTTTATGATAATATTCATGCTTTAAAAGGCATTTCACTAGAAGTACATGAAGGGGAAATTGTCTCGTTGATCGGTGCAAATGGAGCAGGGAAAACAACTACTTTACAAACAATTTCCGGTTTGATACAAGCCAAGCAAGGTACGATTCATTTTCGTGATAAAGACATTATGAAGCAAAAACCGGAACAAATTTGCAAATTAGGAATTGCTCAAGTCCCAGAAGGAAGACGTATTTTTTCAAGACTTCCTGTCAAAGATAATTTAAAATTGGGCCAATATATTATAAAAGATTCTGGAGAAAATAAAGAGAAAGATAGAGCTCAATTCTATTCTATTTTTCCTAGAATGTCAGAAAGAAAAAATCAACTGGCAGGAACCTTATCCGGAGGAGAACAGCAAATGTTAGCCATGGGAAGAGCTATTATGAGTCGTCCCAAGTTACTCATTTTAGATGAGCCTTCTATGGGTTTATCTCCTTTATTTGTAAAAGAAATTTTCAATGTTATCAAAAAACTAAACGAAATGGGAACCACAATTTTATTAGTAGAACAAAATGCAAAAATGGCTCTATCTATTTCTGATCGAGCCTATGTCATAGAAACAGGGAAAATCACTCTAGAAGGCAATGCAAAAGAACTATTAAAAAATCCTGAAGTAAAAAAAGCTTATTTAGGAGCCTGA
- a CDS encoding ABC transporter substrate-binding protein, with protein MKKWSYGMLAAALLLTACGGEKKELSQGAETNTIKLGAAGPLTGALAIYGVSATNGTKLAIDEINKNGGILGKQIELNLLDEKGDTTEAVTAYNKLMDWGMVAYIGNVTSKPSVAVSELAAEDGIPMITPSGTQFSITEAGKNIFRVCFTDPYQGEVLATLASEKLHAKTAAVLINNSSDYSDGVAQAFLKKSQEKGIQVVATEGYSDGDKDFKAQLTKLLPLNPDVIVVPDYYEQDALIASQAREIGLTSQFIGPDGWDGVIKTLASSSHDVLEGALFTNHYAIDDSNEKVQHFVKAYRDSYQDEPSAFSALSYDAVYMLKDAIETVGSTDKEAVAKALREISFEGVTGHLTFDENNNPVKAVTIIKVENGKYKFDSVLEAK; from the coding sequence ATGAAAAAATGGTCTTATGGAATGCTTGCTGCTGCACTATTATTAACAGCATGCGGAGGAGAAAAAAAAGAACTATCACAAGGAGCAGAAACAAATACAATTAAATTAGGTGCTGCGGGACCTTTAACCGGAGCTCTTGCTATTTACGGAGTTTCTGCAACAAATGGTACAAAATTAGCGATTGATGAAATCAATAAAAATGGCGGAATTTTAGGAAAACAAATTGAATTAAATCTTTTAGATGAAAAGGGAGATACCACAGAAGCTGTGACTGCCTATAACAAATTGATGGATTGGGGAATGGTTGCTTATATCGGAAATGTTACTTCAAAACCATCTGTAGCCGTTTCGGAATTAGCAGCAGAAGATGGAATTCCAATGATCACCCCTTCCGGAACTCAATTCAGTATTACAGAAGCCGGAAAAAATATTTTCCGTGTTTGCTTTACAGACCCATACCAAGGAGAAGTATTGGCTACCCTAGCTTCGGAAAAATTACATGCCAAAACAGCAGCTGTTTTAATCAATAACTCAAGCGATTATTCTGATGGTGTAGCTCAAGCCTTTCTAAAAAAATCTCAAGAAAAAGGAATTCAAGTAGTAGCAACAGAAGGATATTCTGATGGGGACAAAGATTTTAAAGCACAACTCACAAAACTTCTTCCTTTAAACCCAGATGTCATTGTAGTTCCAGACTATTATGAACAGGATGCTTTAATCGCTTCCCAAGCACGAGAAATTGGTTTAACATCTCAATTCATCGGTCCGGATGGTTGGGATGGAGTTATCAAAACCTTAGCTAGTTCTTCTCATGATGTGTTAGAAGGAGCTTTATTTACAAATCACTATGCAATCGATGATAGCAATGAAAAAGTACAACACTTTGTAAAGGCTTATAGAGATAGCTATCAAGACGAACCTTCTGCTTTTTCTGCTTTATCCTATGATGCTGTTTATATGTTAAAAGACGCAATCGAAACAGTAGGTTCCACAGATAAAGAAGCTGTTGCAAAAGCCTTAAGAGAAATTAGTTTTGAGGGAGTTACAGGGCATTTAACCTTCGATGAAAATAATAATCCTGTAAAAGCAGTTACAATTATTAAAGTAGAAAACGGAAAATATAAATTTGATTCCGTATTAGAAGCAAAATAA
- a CDS encoding bifunctional 3,4-dihydroxy-2-butanone-4-phosphate synthase/GTP cyclohydrolase II: MLSRIEDALEDIKNGKPIIVVDDENRENEGDLFVAAERANYDAINLMAIEGRGLTCVPMSREWAERLQLLPMTAVNTDAKCTAFTVSVDYKYGTTTGISIGDRLTTILHLADSSSKAEDFTRPGHIFPLIAKDRGVLEREGHTEATVDLCRVAGLKPVAVICEILKQDGTMARMDDLEIFAKEHDLKIISIEDLIKYRKKNDELVKIEIKAQMPTAYGSFSIVGFDNQLDGKEHIALVKGDVKGKENVLIRVHSECFTGDILGSKRCDCGDQLHSAMKRIDKEGEGIILYLRQEGRGIGLINKLKAYKLQEEGLDTLDANLHLGFAGDLRDYGIAAQMLHALGVKSIRLLTNNPAKLEGLEEYGVKITGREEIEIHHNEVNEHYLLTKQLRMRHMLHVKKSEK, encoded by the coding sequence ATGTTAAGTAGAATAGAAGATGCATTAGAAGATATTAAAAATGGGAAGCCTATCATTGTAGTAGATGATGAAAATAGAGAAAATGAAGGAGATTTATTTGTAGCTGCAGAAAGAGCAAATTATGATGCGATCAATTTAATGGCAATCGAAGGAAGAGGTCTAACTTGTGTTCCTATGAGCCGAGAGTGGGCAGAAAGATTACAATTGCTTCCTATGACTGCAGTAAATACCGATGCAAAATGTACAGCTTTTACGGTCTCTGTGGATTATAAATATGGAACAACGACAGGAATTTCGATTGGGGATCGTTTAACAACTATCCTGCATTTGGCAGATTCTAGTTCGAAGGCAGAAGATTTTACAAGACCAGGGCATATTTTTCCTTTGATAGCAAAAGATAGAGGAGTCTTGGAAAGAGAAGGTCATACAGAAGCAACGGTTGATTTATGTAGAGTTGCCGGATTGAAACCAGTCGCTGTTATTTGTGAAATTTTGAAACAAGATGGAACCATGGCAAGAATGGATGATCTAGAAATTTTTGCAAAAGAACATGATTTAAAAATTATTTCCATTGAAGATTTAATTAAATATAGAAAGAAAAATGATGAACTAGTAAAAATTGAAATTAAAGCTCAAATGCCAACTGCTTATGGTTCTTTTTCTATTGTTGGTTTTGATAATCAGCTAGATGGAAAAGAACACATTGCCTTGGTAAAAGGAGATGTAAAAGGAAAGGAAAATGTTTTAATTCGAGTTCATTCCGAATGCTTTACCGGAGATATTTTAGGTTCCAAGAGATGTGATTGTGGAGATCAACTTCATAGTGCTATGAAACGAATTGATAAGGAAGGAGAGGGAATCATCCTTTATTTACGTCAAGAAGGGAGAGGGATTGGACTTATCAATAAGTTAAAAGCATATAAATTACAAGAAGAAGGTTTGGATACTTTAGATGCTAATTTACATTTAGGATTTGCAGGAGATTTACGAGACTATGGAATTGCAGCTCAAATGTTACATGCTTTAGGAGTGAAATCTATTCGTTTGTTGACAAATAATCCAGCAAAATTAGAAGGTTTGGAAGAGTATGGTGTAAAAATTACAGGACGTGAGGAAATTGAAATTCATCACAATGAAGTAAACGAACATTATTTATTAACAAAACAATTGCGTATGAGACATATGCTGCATGTAAAGAAATCTGAAAAATGA
- a CDS encoding DUF1846 domain-containing protein, whose protein sequence is MKIGFDHDKYLEEQSKFIAERVNHYDKLYLEFGGKLMFDLHAKRVLPGFDENAKIKVLSKLKDKVEVVICVYAGDIERNKMRGDFGITYDMEVFRLIDDLREHDLKVNSVVITRYEERPATALFITKLERRDIKVYKHLATKGYPTDIDTIVSDEGYGKNPYIETERPIVVVTAPGPGSGKLATCLGQLYHEFKRGKSAGYSKFETFPVWNVPLKHPLNIAYEAATIDLADVNMIDPFHLEAYGETTINYNRDIEAFPLLKRIIEKITGEESIYKSPTDMGVNRVGFGIIDDAVVQEASKQEIIRRYFNAGCEYKKGYIDYPTFQRAELIMRNLNLTEEDRKCVAAARNKAISSGMLSAVALELQDGSIITGRQSELMDATSAAILNAVKHLADFDDKLLLLSPVILEPILTLKEKTLNHKNVPLDCEEILIALSISAATNPMAASALSKLQELKGVQAHCTHILAKKDEQTLKKLGIDITCDQVFPTENLYYNS, encoded by the coding sequence ATGAAAATCGGATTTGATCACGACAAATACCTAGAGGAACAATCAAAGTTCATCGCAGAGAGAGTCAATCACTATGATAAATTGTATTTAGAATTTGGTGGAAAACTAATGTTTGACTTACATGCAAAAAGAGTATTACCTGGTTTTGATGAAAATGCAAAAATTAAAGTACTTTCTAAGTTAAAAGATAAGGTAGAAGTCGTTATCTGTGTATATGCAGGGGATATTGAAAGAAATAAAATGCGTGGAGATTTTGGAATCACCTACGATATGGAAGTATTTCGTTTAATTGATGACCTAAGAGAGCATGACTTAAAAGTAAATAGTGTTGTGATTACTCGATATGAGGAAAGACCTGCAACCGCATTATTTATCACGAAGCTGGAAAGAAGAGATATTAAAGTCTATAAGCACTTAGCAACAAAAGGCTATCCAACAGATATCGATACCATTGTAAGTGATGAAGGATATGGAAAAAATCCTTACATTGAAACAGAAAGACCTATCGTTGTTGTCACAGCCCCTGGCCCTGGAAGTGGAAAATTAGCAACTTGTTTAGGGCAATTATACCATGAATTTAAACGAGGAAAATCTGCAGGATATTCTAAATTTGAAACTTTCCCAGTATGGAATGTCCCATTAAAACATCCTTTAAATATTGCCTATGAAGCAGCTACTATTGATTTAGCGGATGTTAATATGATTGATCCCTTCCATTTGGAAGCGTATGGGGAAACAACCATCAATTATAATCGTGATATTGAAGCTTTTCCTTTACTAAAAAGAATTATTGAAAAAATTACAGGAGAAGAATCCATTTATAAATCTCCAACAGATATGGGAGTCAATCGAGTCGGTTTTGGAATCATTGATGATGCCGTAGTACAAGAGGCTTCTAAGCAAGAAATCATTCGTCGATATTTTAATGCCGGTTGTGAGTACAAAAAAGGATATATTGATTATCCGACTTTCCAACGAGCAGAACTCATTATGAGAAACTTAAATTTAACAGAAGAAGACAGAAAGTGTGTAGCAGCAGCTAGAAATAAAGCAATAAGTTCCGGTATGTTATCTGCTGTTGCCTTAGAATTACAAGATGGAAGCATCATCACAGGTAGGCAATCCGAACTAATGGACGCAACTTCAGCTGCTATTTTAAATGCAGTAAAACATCTAGCAGATTTCGATGATAAACTGCTGCTATTATCTCCTGTCATTCTGGAACCAATTTTGACATTAAAAGAAAAAACATTAAATCACAAGAATGTTCCTTTGGATTGCGAAGAAATTTTAATTGCTTTAAGTATTTCTGCGGCAACCAATCCTATGGCAGCTTCTGCTTTGTCAAAATTACAAGAGCTAAAAGGGGTACAAGCACATTGCACTCATATTTTAGCTAAAAAGGATGAACAAACTTTAAAAAAATTAGGAATCGATATCACTTGTGATCAAGTATTCCCAACAGAAAATTTATATTATAACTCGTAA
- the ribD gene encoding bifunctional diaminohydroxyphosphoribosylaminopyrimidine deaminase/5-amino-6-(5-phosphoribosylamino)uracil reductase RibD: MEDLEYMHLALELAKHGEGRVNPNPLVGAVVVKNGKIIGKGYHHEYGGPHAEVFALQEAGEEAKGATIYVTLEPCSHYGKTPPCAKKIIDSGIKRCVISMGDPNPLVGGKGISMMRDAGIEVEIGLCETEARALNRVFLKYISTKLPFLFLKCGITLDGKLATRDFQSKWITNEIAREKVQQLRNKYTGIMVGVHTVIEDNPSLDARIENGRDPYRIIVDPYLEIPLSSKLLHRHDKKTVIITSFLEKETQKKKELDDLETRFIFLEDRIFSWPQMLIEIGKLGIDSVLLEGGGQLISSAFREDVIDGGEIFIAPKILGDKEAVAFVSGFSKESMDEAITLPNVELHQYGNNCSMEFYR; the protein is encoded by the coding sequence ATGGAAGATTTAGAATATATGCATCTTGCTTTAGAACTGGCAAAGCATGGAGAAGGAAGAGTCAATCCCAATCCTCTAGTTGGAGCCGTTGTTGTAAAAAATGGAAAAATCATTGGAAAAGGATATCATCATGAATATGGAGGACCACATGCAGAAGTATTTGCTTTGCAAGAGGCTGGAGAAGAAGCAAAAGGGGCAACAATTTATGTTACCTTAGAACCCTGTTCTCACTATGGAAAAACTCCTCCTTGTGCTAAGAAAATTATTGACTCCGGGATTAAGAGATGTGTAATTTCTATGGGAGATCCCAATCCTCTAGTGGGGGGAAAAGGGATTTCAATGATGAGAGATGCTGGAATTGAAGTAGAGATTGGACTTTGTGAAACAGAGGCCAGAGCCTTAAATCGTGTATTTTTGAAATATATTTCTACAAAGCTTCCATTCCTATTTTTAAAGTGTGGAATCACTTTGGATGGAAAGTTAGCAACTAGAGATTTTCAATCGAAATGGATTACGAATGAAATTGCTAGAGAAAAAGTACAGCAGTTGAGAAATAAATATACTGGAATTATGGTAGGAGTTCATACCGTAATAGAAGATAATCCTAGTTTGGACGCTAGAATAGAAAATGGACGAGATCCTTATCGTATTATTGTGGATCCCTATTTAGAAATTCCATTATCATCAAAATTATTACATAGACATGATAAAAAAACAGTGATTATTACTTCTTTCTTAGAAAAAGAAACGCAAAAGAAAAAGGAATTGGATGACTTGGAAACTCGATTTATTTTTCTAGAAGATAGAATTTTTTCTTGGCCCCAAATGTTAATAGAAATTGGGAAGTTGGGAATAGATTCTGTTTTATTAGAGGGAGGAGGACAATTGATTTCCAGTGCTTTTCGAGAAGATGTGATTGATGGTGGAGAAATTTTTATCGCACCTAAAATCCTGGGAGATAAGGAAGCAGTTGCATTTGTTTCAGGCTTTTCGAAAGAAAGCATGGACGAGGCAATTACTTTACCCAATGTAGAATTGCATCAGTATGGTAATAATTGTTCCATGGAATTTTATCGTTAG
- a CDS encoding HAD family hydrolase, which translates to MIKLVASDMDGTLLNEQGNIPSHFWEIEKNLEEKQILFCAASGRQYFNLELLFSSIKNNTIFLAENGALVIFRDKVLFENSMSKKDLKEWLQIASSLQNVFPVFCGKNSAYIEKTENETFLTEVKKYYHKLEMVDSLEEISENMLKLAICDLNGSETNSYPHYKKFNAEYQVVVSGGIWLDIMNQSTNKGVALEKIKEFFEIKYDELLVFGDYLNDYEMMSCGKYSFAMENAHPKLKEKANYVTKSNKDEGVLFTIKQFLK; encoded by the coding sequence ATGATTAAATTAGTTGCTAGTGATATGGACGGAACTTTGCTCAATGAGCAAGGAAATATTCCTAGTCACTTTTGGGAAATAGAAAAAAATTTAGAAGAAAAACAAATTTTATTCTGTGCTGCTAGTGGAAGACAATATTTTAATTTGGAACTTTTATTTTCTTCCATTAAAAACAATACTATTTTTTTAGCTGAAAATGGCGCTTTAGTTATTTTTCGAGATAAAGTTTTATTCGAAAATTCTATGTCAAAAAAAGATTTAAAAGAATGGTTGCAGATTGCTTCTAGCTTGCAGAATGTTTTTCCTGTCTTTTGTGGAAAAAACTCAGCCTATATCGAAAAAACAGAAAACGAAACTTTTTTAACCGAAGTAAAAAAATATTATCACAAATTAGAAATGGTAGATTCCTTAGAAGAAATTTCAGAAAATATGTTAAAACTTGCTATTTGTGACTTAAATGGCTCAGAAACCAATTCCTATCCACATTACAAAAAATTTAATGCAGAATATCAGGTTGTTGTTTCTGGAGGAATTTGGCTAGATATTATGAATCAATCTACCAACAAAGGAGTAGCCCTTGAAAAAATAAAAGAATTTTTTGAAATTAAATATGATGAATTATTAGTTTTTGGAGACTATTTAAACGACTATGAAATGATGTCATGTGGAAAATATAGTTTTGCGATGGAAAACGCTCATCCTAAATTAAAAGAAAAAGCAAACTATGTTACAAAATCAAACAAGGATGAAGGAGTTCTTTTTACGATAAAACAGTTTTTAAAATAA
- a CDS encoding branched-chain amino acid ABC transporter permease codes for MEKSKKINYIISFLLLFLIYLGMTLMIHSSIFSRYQLSVIILICINIILAVSLNITVGCLGQITIGHAGFMSVGAYTAALFSKSALVSGVPGFFLALLLGGIVAGVVGIVIGVPALRLNGDYLAIITLAFGEIIRVLIEYFDFTGGPQGLRGIPKFNNFDIIYWIMVFSVILMFSLMTSRHGRAVLAIREDEIASCASGINTTYYKTFAFTLSAIFAGIAGGIYAHNLGVLGAKQFDYNYSINILVMVVLGGMGSFTGSILAAIVLTLLPEMLREFSDYRMIVYAVILIFMMIFRPKGLLGREEFQLSLALTWCKQKLRIGGKKNGNHQ; via the coding sequence ATGGAAAAATCAAAAAAAATAAATTATATCATTAGCTTTCTTCTTTTATTTCTTATTTATCTCGGTATGACATTGATGATTCATTCTTCTATTTTCTCAAGATATCAATTAAGTGTTATCATTTTAATTTGCATCAATATTATCTTAGCAGTCAGTTTAAATATTACCGTAGGATGCTTAGGACAAATTACCATAGGGCATGCCGGTTTTATGTCAGTCGGTGCATATACCGCTGCTCTTTTTTCCAAGTCAGCCTTGGTATCCGGAGTTCCCGGTTTCTTTCTTGCTCTTCTTTTAGGGGGAATCGTGGCTGGCGTTGTGGGAATTGTTATTGGAGTCCCTGCTCTTCGCTTAAATGGAGATTATCTTGCTATCATTACTCTAGCTTTCGGAGAAATCATTCGTGTTCTGATTGAATATTTCGATTTCACCGGAGGACCTCAAGGTTTACGAGGAATTCCAAAATTCAATAATTTTGACATTATTTATTGGATTATGGTTTTTTCTGTAATTCTCATGTTTTCCTTAATGACAAGTAGACATGGAAGAGCTGTATTAGCGATTCGTGAGGATGAAATTGCAAGTTGTGCTTCCGGGATCAATACAACCTACTATAAAACGTTTGCCTTTACCTTATCAGCAATTTTTGCAGGAATTGCAGGCGGAATCTACGCTCATAACTTAGGGGTCTTGGGAGCAAAACAATTTGACTATAACTATTCTATCAATATTTTAGTTATGGTAGTGTTGGGTGGAATGGGAAGTTTTACCGGCTCTATTCTTGCAGCAATTGTATTAACTCTTCTACCAGAAATGTTACGGGAATTTTCAGATTATAGAATGATAGTCTATGCTGTTATTTTAATTTTTATGATGATATTCCGACCAAAAGGTCTTTTAGGACGTGAAGAATTTCAACTAAGCCTTGCATTAACATGGTGTAAACAGAAATTAAGAATAGGAGGAAAGAAAAATGGAAACCATCAATAA